The region CGAGGTCCATGGAGCCAGGGCCTGGTGGCACCTGGGAGGTAGATTTAGCAGTCTCTAAGCTGGGGAAGCAAGAGAGAAGGATGATGGTGAATACCATGGTGACAGAGTGGTTCTCCCACCACAAGCTTAGGGTGCAGGAACTGCGCGCCCCATTCCTTCTGGCACACGTATCCATGGCATATCCTGTGTATCCCACCGAGCAGGATTAAAAAACTGGGCCTCAAATCTGGTGGGTCTTGAGTCCTGCACCTACCAGCTCAGGATCTCAAAGCACCACCCAGCTCATTCTACCTGAGGATGCTGTGGATCCTCCAAAAGCTGCTTTGGGGTGCTGGTGAAAAGCCACCAGCATATGTCCTCCCCAGGCTGACACCTACCAGGCTGTGATGAGGTACTGAGCCAGGGTGATGCTGACAGGGGTCCCTGTGATGGTCACGTGCCGCTCACTGGAGCCCTCAGTCTGGTTGCCAATCTTGATGTGGGCACCCGACATCTGCCTGATCTCGCTGATCTTGCTGCCGTGCCGGCCAATGATGCAGCCGATGAGCTgaaagggcagggatgggctgagccaggagcagccagggcagccttGCCAAGCAGGGAGCTCCAAGGGGCTCACCTGCACACCACCTACACCTCGGAGGTGAAACTGTGGAAGGAACTGGGAGGGCAGGACACTGCTTTCCTTGGGCAGACCCTGCTTTTCAGTCTCACTCAAGACCATCTTGCTGGCATTGTGCCACATGCCAAGGCCTTTCCTTAGCAAACTCTTCCCCCcatcctgtgtttcagtttccCTCTTCTTCTGCCCCAGCTACTCCCTCCTTCTCCTAAGCTCTGGCAGAGCCTCCACTGTGTGGGTCAGTGGGCGTTGGCCTCTGCAAAGTGCCTCTGGGATGGTACACATGGGTGGGGACAAGCTGTGGTCCCCCTCGTCATTCCCAGACCAATACATACGTCATTGGGCACCAGGaactcctgggagctgctctgggagctggcaTCCAGAcctggagagagagacagggatGTCAGCAATGAAGGGGCAGCTCCCCAGTAGCCCCTACCCCAGCCCCATACTGGGATGGTGAGTGGCCCTGGGGACAAACCTGAAGGATTgctggggagaggaagggaggacaGGACATAGATACAAGTCATAATTTGGTGCTGGTGTTCTCCCACTGCAGGGTTGGGGAGCACTGGTGGGTGCAGTGACCCCAGGAAAACAATGACAAGGTTGTGCTGGAGGGGCAAGTAGACatgctgggagggctgggactGAAAAGGGTGCAGAGGAGGGAAACCCCTTCATCAGGGCCAGGTGTCAGTGTGGATCAGGAGGGGCACACCCAGCCTTGGGGGAGCATGGGAGATGCTCACCTGGCACCATGGTGGGTGCATGGCCCAGGGGGGCGAAGGGAAGTGCATGCcctgacagctgctgcagcttcgTCACCTGCCCAGACAGTGTGAAGAGGAGGAAGGTGGTGTTAGGGGTGATGGCAGAGGTCAGCTGTGCCCCAGTGCCTCCCAAGACAGGCATTCCCACCAGCAGCCATCCTGGTGGGCACAGACCCCATTGCCACAGACAGACTCACCTCTGCAGGAGAGACCCCGCTGTACTGGCCCTGCATGGAGAAGccctggggagagaaaaaaggggCATTGGTGGGGAGCCAGGTGGGGACCATTGTCTCAGGTCACTCCCCCCTGGGGCAGAGAGACTACCCTGAGACCACCAGACTTGCCCCTTGCTGGTAGAGGCTTCCCTCCTGGCCACCTCATGTCCCCGGAGATGCTGTGACCTCTTACCTGATTGGCAGAGAGCAGGATGGTGCCCAGGGAGAGACCAGGGTGGTAGGGTATGGTGGCCCCCTTCGGAGGCGACTGGAGACAGAAGGAAGGAGGTGGAGGAGATGAGAGATGAAGCTGGATGCCCCTGTAGCCCCAAGGACCCTCTGCCCCCTTATGCCCCCAGcaagctgggcacagcccccagcactACGAAGGCAGGGTGTTCCTATGGGTTTGCACACAGGGGAACCCTGGTGTTTGAGTCCAGATGGGCATGGGAAGCCTTGGGGAGGGGGAGGTGGGTAGCAGAtgccccctgggctgggcatgGGGCTTGGCAGGTACCTCCAGGATGACAGCGCAGATCTGCCTCACGCACTGGATGATGGTGTCTGGCACCCCCGAGACCGTGACAGCCCGTTCAGTGGAGTTGGGCAGCAAGTCACCAGCCACCTGCAcctgtgcccctgtgctctgcaggaaggagagagaTGTTGGCATTCCCCAACCActccctgccagggctcagcactTCACACCTCCCCTATCCCTGTCCTGAGCCCCCAGGGACCACTGCACGACCTGCAGGGTGATGCTCCCTCTCCTGCAtcacctcccccagcccctgaggGACTGTGTCAGCCCCCACACCCAGGGCTATCTGCCCCCAGCGGGAAAGGGGGATCCCACATCCAGGCTACCCTTAGCCTCACCTCCCGGATCTCCCGGATCTTAGCTCCAGCCTTGCCGATGAGGGAACCGCATTGGCTGGCGGGGATGACAAGGCGCAGGGTCACCGGTGCTCTGCCTGCTGACACCCCATCACCCCCTGCTCCCAGGTCCTGTGAGGGATGTGGGATGCAGCATCAGACCCCCAGGATCCCACAGGTGTGGGGGCACCTGACAGGGATTTAGGATGGCTGCCTACCTCCTCCAGCTTGAAGGCGATCATGGAGACAGCGCGGAAGACAGCGTCGGTGGAGCCGGTGATTGTGGTGATGCGCTCGGGGCAGGACCCTTCCGAGATAGTGATGCGTGCAGTGCTCTGGGGACAGTGTCACACCCCGTTAGGGACGTCACAAGCCCTGTGCTTCATGACTTCCCCCAGGGATAGTCTCATAGGGGGAGACCAATGCCTTCGAGCCTGAGCCTTGCCCTTCCCacctgccccaggcagccttTCCTGGggtgctgctttgttttccctggtTCCACCTGGGATTTAGGGGGTAGACACATGGGAGCCGCCAGGTACAGGCAGGACGGGCAGCAAGACCTGGCAGCCCACCAGCATGCCCTTACCTGCTCTCGTATCCTCTTAACGGTCTCTCCTTTCTGCAGGTAAAGGAATAGGGTGGGTGGTCAGGTCCAGGGGAGCCAAGTGCTGGCAACACACAGGACCCCAAATCTTACCTTGCCGATGATGCTGCCAATCTCCTGAAAAGGCAGAGAAGAGTGGCACTGTCAGGAGGTGGCTCCCTGCCTGCCACATCCCtcctctgcccacagcctgGCAACAGGCAGACTCTGCTCCAGGGACACTGGGTGACTTAACTAGTGACACTGGGGAATGGGGATGTGCCCCTCCCTGGCTTAGGATGGGAAAAGAAATCCTTCTGGGAATGCTATTCCTAGGGGAGACTGTGAGCATGGGAAGAAAACAGGGCACAGAAAACAGGGCAtggtgaggagctggagctccaGCATGGCCCCTCACCCCAGGCATCGCTGACCCCTCAGTGGCACTGAGCCCCCTGCCATTACCTTGCCATGCATGAGCATGCGGAGGGTCAGGgtgatgctgagctctgtctccTCAGGACTGCCGCCCACGCCGCTGGCTCCATCCGGCGACGCCATGGCGGGAGGGCGAGATGAGCCTGTGGGACATGGTGGTCTTCAGAAAGGGGGGATGCCCCAGCTAACCCCCCACCCCAGATCTGCAGCTTGAATATTCTACGGCTGGGAAATGGGCaaactgaggcagaggcagcactgTGCCCTCCTCTGGCAGGCGAGGGTCACGTGGCCCCGTGGCATCCCACGGGCACCCTGCACCCCCAAAAGGGACCCGCTGCTATGTGTCTGCCTGAGCTGCCTCCAGGCTGGCCCGCACAAAGTCAGGAGCTGGATGGATACAGGGGGAGGAGGCAAGGCGTGTGGAGCGTGGCTGTGGGATAGGGTTCTGTTTGCAGACGCTTGCTGGAGTGGGGAGAACAGAGGTGGCCTGGGTGGTCTCACAGGCTATGCAAGCCaccttctttcttctcctcccttccccgtGCCCATGCACAAAGCtccaggggacactgaggcaaTCTTCCTGACGGGGACCACCCCAACCGAACCACAGCATGATGCCTGCTGACTGACGCCGCTGCACCATGTCCCCTCCTAGAGCACCCCAGGCCCCCCCCGGACCCTGTGCCCGGGTGGCCGTGGGCGGCCAGGGCCCCTGGGAGGAGGACAATTACTGTGTGTCCAGGCCCGGGTGGGCGGCTGCGGCACCGCTGGCTCCCGGCGAGCTGGGCGATGCCAAGCGGCTTTGAAACAAAGCACCCGTGTTGAGGCTggggccgcggccgcgggcATGGCGGGGGGGGGCGGCTATTTTAGGTGCTGGCAGGACTCGTCACCGCTACAGCACATCTCCTGCATCAGGGTAACGAGGGGGGGCAGGGGCGCTGCTCTAAGTGCTATGCCTCGCACCCCCGGCGCGGTTTGAACGCCCCGTCTCCATCCCCCTGTTACCGCGGGCTGGAGAAAGGTGGAGAGACTGGAGAGGGGGAATATTCCCGTTCCTGGTGCTGGGGAGCCTGAAGTGGGGCGGAGGGGGAGGGATGCAGCCTGCCCGCGGCACCCGGAGATGTGTGGGGTGCCGGCAGGGACGCGCAGCCGGCCAGGGTCCCCAGTCCCCCTGGGGATGAATGGCAGCAGGAATCCGCCAGGGACAAAGACCCCGCCGGCGGAAGAAGGATGAGGCTGGCGATGGGACGGGGGAACGCTGCAGGGCCACTGGTGTCCCCCCGCTGCCACAGACAACGCCTGGGGGGTCTGCGGGCAGGGGGGGCTCTCCCCCAGGTgaggcaggctggcagggacGCCAATGGCCCCGGTGATGGGCACGGGCCACCTGCCATGGCTGGCATTGGGACAGCCACCAAGCTGGGCACCGCCCGTCCTTCGGGGCACCTTCGGGTGACAAAGGGAGGGGGGACGACAGGAGGAAGACCCCACCCCGTCCCTGGGGAAACCTCTCTCTTCTCGCCCTCCCGGCTGCCCCAAGCCCCCTGGTCCCCGCGGGAGTGGAGCCTGGCGGGTACCTTTCCGTGCGCCTCGTCCCTCCACCGCCGGCCGCCCCTCTCAGTGCCACATTGTCCCCGGCGGCGCCCAGTGACACCCGGGGCAGGAACAATGAGCCGCTTGACAGGCCAGGGCCAAGCTGGCAGCCCCGGCCCCCACCCCGGTCCACGCCGGGGCCCCCCTCGCTCTTCCCCTCTCCCACATCCCTCCCTCCGGGATCCTATTACAGCGGATAAGAGACACTAAAAGGAACAATGCACCCTGGGTAAGGCCATCTGCCACCGCTGGGGACATTCCtggcccccccggcccccctcCCTTTGGCTCACACATCGCCCCTCTTTGTAATTgcgtgtttttttttcctggaagccGATCAGCTGGCAGGGCTCGAGGGCTCAAGGACACCGGAgcgggcagggagggggcagcTGGCACCCCAAGGCCCGCTGGCACCccgggctgctgctgtgaggtgGTgcctggaggggcaggaggcaCCCCTGTATGGGGGGTCAGGACAGCAACAGGGGACCTGACCCATCTGGGGGGGTCAGGGATGCTCCAGACAGGGGTCCTGCCAGACTGCCAGGACAGAGACCAGCTCCTGCACCCTTGGCACTGCCTTGTGTCCCCCACACGGGCATCCTGCACCCACAGAAAAGTGCCCCCTCCCCCCATTACCTCCCCCACTAAATCCTCCTGGGCCCTGGCGTAAGCAGCTAAAGCCCAGGCAAGCTTGGGGaagggggggcactgggggggcacCCTGCTGCCGGCTCCATCTGTGCCCCCGAGTGCCCGGTGCAGCAGCACCGAAGGCAGAGGAGGCAGGTGGCAGGCAGGGGTCTTGTCCCCTGTCTGTCAGgcctccctgcccaccccctCCTCTGTTCATGGCAACCACTCCTTGGGTAAATCGCCCCCCACCTCTCCAGGGTGCTGGGCGGATGCTGCTGGTGGGCAGGAgcctcccagggctggcagctcccttTTTTAAGCCCCTGTGGATTACCCTGGACTTGGGTGCATGCCAGGAGGGgtaggaggaggaagaggaggatgaagagcAGGCTGGCCGGCTGGGGACACAGATGTCACTACCTTGGGGGACCTACCTGTCCCTGaacacagccccagggctccctgGGCACCCTCTGAGGTTCGTGGGGGTCCCATCAGGAGTGATGGGTGGGCTCCAGTGAGGCTGGCACTCACCCATCCACAATCCCCAAATGTACCGTCCCTCAGTGGCTGCATCTTCCCTGCTGTCAGCCCCCAAACCTGTGTGGGACAGCAGCCATGGAGGTAGGGATGGGGGAAGGAGGTGGGAAAGGTGGAAAAGAAGCAGGATGAAGGTGGCAGGAAAGCAGTGGCAGAGCTTAGGGTTTTATTTGGTCTCAAGAGAGGTGGGTGCAGTGTGAGTGCCAGCTGAGCACCTGGGTTGGCACAAGGGTGCATGTGCAGGCAGAGGGGTGGGTGGGCTGGCCACATCCCCCTGCCCTGTAGTTCCTTCCTGCtcacttcagctgctgcaggaaggccAGGAGTCCATGGTGCCACTCATTGGGCTTGTCCAGGTAGCAGGCGTGTCCTGCACCCTGCAGCATCAGCACCTGGTGCTCAGGGAGGTGCTGCAGGTTGTTCAGGCTGgtctgccccagctctgcatccTGGTCCCCGTACACGATCAGCGTGGGGGTCTGTAGAGGGGAAAGCATCCTGAGCCTGCAAGTGTCACCCAGGCACTTGCTCCTTCTTGCCAGGGACACCCTGGAGGGGAGTCACTTGCCCTTCTCTCCCACCCAGTATGAGAAAGGGAAACTGAAGATCAGACTCCTGGGTCTCCAGTTGTCTCTTCTTTACCCCCCACTACCCCACATTTACATCCCTTCATCATCAGGTTCTCCTATTTCAGTGGCAACAGGGTTTCTGGCCTGTTTGGCCTTTCCCCTGCTCAACCCTGGTGCCAGAGTCCCCTCTGCACCATCTCCTCCCAGTTCCCTGACCTCCCAAGTGCCCTTCCAGGCCATACTTTGATCTGGGCATACTGCTCCGCCGTGAATTTCTCAGTGCAGATGGGTGCCACAGGTACATAGGCCTTGAACAGCTGGCTGTGCTCTAAGAGGAAGGGCAGCGAGTACATGCCACTGAGCGACGGGCTGATCACCACAGCTGGACCCAGGTGCAGAGCCTCTGAAACTGCCTTCAGGAACGCCGCCGGCGCTGGCTGGCCCACGGGTGCTGGGGCCACAGCATCCTTCGAGCGGCCCAGCCCTGAATCGTGCGAGACACAAGTGGCCCTGTTGGGCTCCACACCGCCTCAGTGACGGGGAGAAGCCaggacagcccagcccagcccagcccagcacgaCACCGGGGTTGCCATCCTGGCACCACAAACCGGTGGCCACCCTGCCTGACTCCAGGGCCGTGCTCACCACACCTTACCCGGCAGGTCGATGGCCACAGCTCGGTAGCCGTTCTCGGCCAGCGTGGCGAGCGTCCCCACCTGCAGCCAGGTTTCGGAGGAGAAGCGGATGccgtgcagcagcagcacggtCAGCTTTGGCACTGCCTCGGCCGGGTCAGCTTGGCGGTAGAAGAGGGTCTGTCCTTGCACCGTGACGGTGCTCTCGGTGATCCGCGGGGTGGCCATGCCTGGGGGCCGGGGGGTTGTTAAGTGGGAAGGGGAGGGCTGACGGGCCTTCTGCCGCTGTCGAGGCTCGGTGGTGGCAGGAAGGCAACAGGGCTTTGAGGGATCGCACCGGCATCATCTTCACTGAGGTGGCACCACCGGGGTCACTGATGTGCCAGGCGGCCTCACGGGCCCgcccctgcctcagtttccccgtcCATCGCTGGGCCGGCAGCCCTTACCTGCTGCTCCGCACACGGGGCCGGCCGCCGCCTGTCTCCTCCCCGCCGCACCACGGGACTGGGGGTGCCGCGCCCCGGGGCCAAAGACCGGGGGGACGGGCGAGAGAGCGGCGGCACGGCGCCATGGAGCGCAAGGtccggggcggccccgggaaCCGCCGGGGCCCTGCCCCGCCAGGCGAAGCCGAGCTTTCCCGAGCAAAGCCGAGTGTTGCCGAGCGAAACCGAGCCCTACCCGAACTCTAACGAGCCAGGCCGAGCGCTGAAGAGCAGAACGCGAGCTCTGCCGTGCAGTACCGAGCGCAACCCGAGCCCTGCCCGAGCTGTGGCGAGAGCCGCCGAGCCCTTGACGAACATAGCCGAGTTCTGCCGAGCTCTGCCGAGCTCGGCCGAGTCCTAGCCGATCGCCCGAGCCGGGGCTCCGCTACGGGCCCCGGCCGTTCTGTCCCTCGGGGCTGTAGTGTCGCGGGCTGCCGCCAGGCGGGGCCCGAGGGCAGAGCGGCGCCGTGCGCGGCGGGCCGGGcccgagcggggccggggccgagcggggccgcCAGAGGCGGGCGGGGGCTCGGGCTGGGCcggagctgagcagagcagcggggACCGGGACCTGTTTCCCCGCAGCAGCGGGGCTCGGGTCCCGCAGCCCCGCGCTGCCGCTCTCCTTCTCCAGCGGGACGGGAGATGCTGCTTGCCCGCAGccgcctggggctgctgctcctcggGGCGCTCCTCACTTTCCTCCTGTACCTCTTGCTCCCGGCCGCCCGGCGCTCACGGCCTGACGAGGGAAAGCGGGGTTGGCGGGCGGCCAACGGCACCGTGCGGACGGGGATGGCTGCGGGAGAGCCCCCCGTGTTCTACAGGGAGGTTCCCGCAGCAGCTGTCGGCCCCGGGAGGTGGGTCAGCCCGCCGGCAGGTGGGGGGTGGCAGGCCCTGGGGCCGGTCTTCACCAGCCCCCGTGGCCGCTGGACGCTGCAGGCATGGCAGCCTTCCCGAACCCCTTCCCGCCTGTCTTCCCGCACGCAGGCCTGATGTCCTGTTCCTGCACGGCCAGGTGTTCACCTCCAAGACGTGGGAGGCCTTGGGCACGCTGGCGCTGCTTGCTGGAGAAGGCTACCGTGTGGTTGCAATAGATCTGCCCGGTAGGACCACGGCACTGTGTTTAGCTGATCTCTTTGGGCAGCTCCAGTCCCTTGCCTTAGtcactgctgggctctggaTCTCTTTAGGGAGGTCTGCTGGTGATCCCTGAGGCAGCGTGCCTGGGATTTGTCTGTGTCCTGGGGCACTGATGGCTGTGACTGTACAACCCCGGGGCTTGATCAAACGTCCATTTTTTGCCAAGCCATTGAACCCTGGTGAGGAGAGACCATTGCAGGCTGCACAATACCCCCTGACCACCCCATGCCCTCTCCCCCATACCAGGCTACGGGGATTCACCCCCAGTGGAGATGGCGCTGACAGCACAGGGCCGGAGGGCTTTCCTGGACCACgtcctccagcagctgggcatGCAGAGGCCTGTTCTCATCAGCCCCTCCATGAGCGGCCGCTTTGCCCTGCCCTTCCTCATGGCGCACGGGGACCGGCTGGCCGGCTTTGTGCCCATCGCACCTGTGGGCACCAAGGACTACACTGCTGAGCAGTACCGGGGAGTCCAGGTGGGTTTTTGGGCTCTTGGGGGTTGTCCTGGGTATTGGCAAGCCTTGTGGGCCAGCTGGCTGCAGGGTGAGGTGGAGGGTGGCACTATTTTGGGGTGAGTGAGGGGGACCCAGctcatgggggtgctggcacCTGCCTCCCCTCAGCTTTGCAGCCCCCCGTGGTGATGGATGGaggtgggcacagcccagggggaGTGCGGTGGCCATTTACCCCTCTGACAGctgctcttgttttctctctccccttaCCAAGACACCCACCTTGATCCTGTATGGTGACCGTGACACTGGCCTGGCTCCCCAGGCCCTGCAGaacctccagcacctccctaAGCACCGTGTGGCCGTGCTGTCCGGTGCTGGCCATGCCTGCTACCTGGACAAGCCAGAGGACTTCCACCGGGCCCTGCTGGGCTTCCTGCGCCAGCTGAAGTGAGCACTCCTCCCTGCCAAGCAGAAGGGCTGGGGCGTCCGAGGGACTAGAGACGCAGACGGCTGGCATGAGggatgctgctccctcctggggTATCCCCAGGATGGTGGGGGGTGGGACTGGAGGTGTCCCTTGCTGGCAGGACAGGGTGTCGTCTGTCACGAGGCCAATAAACCGATGCTGCTCTGGTTTCTGCGTGTGTCCCCAAGCGCCGCGGGGCTCCTTCACCTCTCTGCCGCTAGTGCGGGGCCAGGAGGGCGCCCTGTGCCCCTTGCGTGCACCCTGCCCCTCCTGcgcgccccgctccgcccctGCCCGCCCCTGCCCGCCCCTGCCCGCCTCCTGCCCGCTGCTGCCGGCggggcggagcggagcggagcggagcgggcggagcggggccgggcgggagggaagcgccggcggcggcagcgctgAGGtagggccgggggcggcggggggccgagcagcggggccgggcagcagcGCCCGGCACCCCGCGGGTGGGTGCCCCGGTGCCTTCGCCCCCCTTAAGCCCGGGCCAAGGTACCTTGCACCCCCCGCCCTTGCACCCTTCCTCTACTGCCCTGCACTCCCTTGGCGCACTGTTCTGCGTCCCTAGCCGTGGTGTCTTGCACCCCCTGCGCTCCTAACCACTCTATCCAGCACCCCTCTGCCCTTCTGCCCATGCTTCGCCTGCACCCCAGTAACGCAGCTGCTGCACCCCTAACCATGGTGTCCTGCCTGCCCTCTGCTTCACCCCATACCCCCCTGGCCGCAGTACCCCTGCAGCCCTACCCGTGCTCCCTGCGCTTCCTACAACTCTAACCATGGTGTCCCTGCATCCCAGCTGCAGTACCTCTGCACCCCACTGTGCCCCCTGCCTGCACCCCAGCCATGGTACCCCTGTACCCCACCTGTGCCCCTTTGCACCCCCAGCCACCATACCCCTGCACCCCTAACCACAGTCCCACTGCACCCCTCATAGCGTCTCTGCACCCCCTGCTTCCATACCCCCCTTCACCCCTCCTGCTGAACCCCCATATGCCCCTAAGCACCCcacatcctcctgctcctccagccaccCAGCTTCCCTCAAACAGCTCCCACAGTAGCCTGTCGCTGTAATGTGGCCCCCCAGTACCTCTATTCTCTTTAACACTCAATCCCCCTTCAccatccccatttccctgcagccccagagccttTCCTTGCAGCTCTCCTGCACCCCCTAGCCAGGCAGTAGCCCCATTTCCCTACCTGCACCCCCTTACACCAGcatcctgccttccctgcctgcatcccccagcattcccacaaGCCTCTAACCCCTGGATAATCCCAACTACCATGTCTCCCTCCCCAGCATACCCTTCTTCCCCTTTACTCTTCTTCATACTCCCTCACCTAGTTGcccccctttcctcccagctAGC is a window of Vidua macroura isolate BioBank_ID:100142 chromosome 13, ASM2450914v1, whole genome shotgun sequence DNA encoding:
- the ABHD14A gene encoding protein ABHD14A, which translates into the protein MLLARSRLGLLLLGALLTFLLYLLLPAARRSRPDEGKRGWRAANGTVRTGMAAGEPPVFYREVPAAAVGPGRPDVLFLHGQVFTSKTWEALGTLALLAGEGYRVVAIDLPGYGDSPPVEMALTAQGRRAFLDHVLQQLGMQRPVLISPSMSGRFALPFLMAHGDRLAGFVPIAPVGTKDYTAEQYRGVQTPTLILYGDRDTGLAPQALQNLQHLPKHRVAVLSGAGHACYLDKPEDFHRALLGFLRQLK
- the ABHD14B gene encoding putative protein-lysine deacylase ABHD14B, whose protein sequence is MATPRITESTVTVQGQTLFYRQADPAEAVPKLTVLLLHGIRFSSETWLQVGTLATLAENGYRAVAIDLPGLGRSKDAVAPAPVGQPAPAAFLKAVSEALHLGPAVVISPSLSGMYSLPFLLEHSQLFKAYVPVAPICTEKFTAEQYAQIKTPTLIVYGDQDAELGQTSLNNLQHLPEHQVLMLQGAGHACYLDKPNEWHHGLLAFLQQLK
- the PCBP4 gene encoding poly(rC)-binding protein 4, yielding MASPDGASGVGGSPEETELSITLTLRMLMHGKEIGSIIGKKGETVKRIREQSTARITISEGSCPERITTITGSTDAVFRAVSMIAFKLEEDLGAGGDGVSAGRAPVTLRLVIPASQCGSLIGKAGAKIREIRESTGAQVQVAGDLLPNSTERAVTVSGVPDTIIQCVRQICAVILESPPKGATIPYHPGLSLGTILLSANQGFSMQGQYSGVSPAEVTKLQQLSGHALPFAPLGHAPTMVPGLDASSQSSSQEFLVPNDLIGCIIGRHGSKISEIRQMSGAHIKIGNQTEGSSERHVTITGTPVSITLAQYLITACLETAKSTSQVPPGPGSMDLGMGFSQPLTPGSGAALPAVAPAPPALLGTPYAISLSNFIGLKPVSFLALSPSSVAGPNGGTTTYTTKISAANGTKKADRQKFSPY